The sequence CGGAGAGGTTCACTATAAAAAATAGCAGGGTTAAAACTTACAATGTTTTTTCAGAACAGACTTTGAGCATAAGGAGATTTGTTTTTCAATATAGGATGATTTTTCTACTCCTTAGTCAGCAAGTTACAGGGGCTAGAAAAAAATTTTCGTAGAGAGGCCTTGAAGGATAAAACAATTACATTACAATGTAACTGTTTTTAAAATTCAGTTACTTTAAGGAGATTTTGGGTGAATTTTTTCTGTATCAACTGACCAATGAGCGATAAGATCACCTGCACAATCATCTGATATTCCTACATCTGCCCCCTGGCTGTTTGAGAAAGTAGCAATTTGGTAAGATGTAATAAGGAGTCCACAGCTAAAGCTGGAGGATATACTGGCTGCCATAGAAGATCCACTTGAGGTCATAAAAGAAGAAAAGGTGTACAAAGTTGGATAGGTAGTTTTTTCTTGCTATACTCATTTAAGTCTGCTAAAATTTATTTATGATAAAAAACAGCAGGGCTAAAATTTACATAAGGAGAGAGTTAGAAGAGAAGATAGAGAGGTTTCTCCATTCTCCGGAGATCATAGCTATCGTCGGCGCAAGACAGACAGGGAAGACCACATTGATGGGGAAGGTCTTCGAGGGGGTTAAAGATGATGCCGTCTTTCTGGACTTTGAGGACAGGGAGGTGCTCTCCCTTTTTCAAGAAGATGTAAAGGCCTTTGCCAAACTTCACGTTGAGGGGAGGAAATTTGTCTTCATAGACGAGTTCCAATATGCCGAGGAAGGGGGGAGGCTTTTAAAATATTTATATGACCATTATCCCACCGCCAAGTTCATCATCTCTGGCTCTTCCGGGCTTGATTTAACGGTCAAGGCGGTCAGATATTTAGTAGGAAGGATCTTTGCCTTTGAACTTTTCCCTTTTAATTTTACTGAGTTTCTGAGTTTTAAGGAGCCTAACCTTTACGAAGGCTTTTATAAAGGGTGGATAGAAGATATTGGCAACTGCGAGGAGATTTCCCAACCTCTTCATAAGAGGTTGATGTCCCTTTGGGAGGAATTCTCCATCTGGGGTGGATATCCCAGGGTAGTTCTGTCGGACTCTGACGAGGAGAAAAAAGAGGTTTTGAAAGGTATTATAAACACCTACCTCTTAAAAGACATCCGGGGGTTCTTCCGGTTGGCCACCGAACGTCATCTACAAAGGCTTATGAAGGCTTTAGCCCTGCAGATCGGTAATTTGGTCCACTACAATGAGCTCTC comes from Deltaproteobacteria bacterium and encodes:
- a CDS encoding ATP-binding protein; the encoded protein is MIKNSRAKIYIRRELEEKIERFLHSPEIIAIVGARQTGKTTLMGKVFEGVKDDAVFLDFEDREVLSLFQEDVKAFAKLHVEGRKFVFIDEFQYAEEGGRLLKYLYDHYPTAKFIISGSSGLDLTVKAVRYLVGRIFAFELFPFNFTEFLSFKEPNLYEGFYKGWIEDIGNCEEISQPLHKRLMSLWEEFSIWGGYPRVVLSDSDEEKKEVLKGIINTYLLKDIRGFFRLATERHLQRLMKALALQIGNLVHYNELSQASDLPYKALKEHLSILEQTYILRFAVPYYTNKRLEVVKNPKVYFGDTGLRNL